One window from the genome of Serinibacter salmoneus encodes:
- a CDS encoding recombinase family protein, whose translation MVGSVVGYARVSTREQNPEAQEAELRAAVERQRRWRRERVLGRVAEPCS comes from the coding sequence GTGGTCGGCAGCGTCGTCGGGTACGCGCGTGTGAGCACCCGCGAGCAGAATCCCGAGGCGCAGGAGGCGGAGTTGCGCGCCGCGGTTGAAAGGCAGCGGAGGTGGAGGCGCGAGCGCGTGCTAGGGCGTGTTGCTGAACCCTGTTCGTAG
- a CDS encoding recombinase family protein, translated as MGGVVGYARVSTREQNPEAQEAELRAAGAVRVFVDHGESSRIADRAQWRACLDYVREGDTLVVRALDRIAGTEQMAIELIRDLGRRGVRLRSLTEPFLDVDTSTPMGEAIVGIMAVLAQLRVATIRENTMRGLAHARAQGRVGGRPTVMTPEKVAQARAMREAGASLASIARVLSVGRSSVTRALERAASTDGGLAAGAATE; from the coding sequence GTGGGCGGTGTCGTTGGGTACGCGCGTGTGAGTACCCGCGAGCAGAATCCCGAGGCGCAGGAGGCGGAGTTGCGGGCCGCGGGCGCTGTGCGGGTGTTCGTGGATCACGGGGAGTCGAGTCGGATCGCTGATCGCGCGCAGTGGCGCGCGTGCCTGGACTACGTGCGCGAGGGGGACACGTTGGTGGTCCGGGCCCTGGATCGGATCGCTGGAACCGAGCAGATGGCTATCGAGCTGATCCGAGACCTTGGCCGGCGTGGGGTGCGGCTACGTAGCCTGACGGAGCCGTTCTTGGACGTGGACACGTCCACGCCGATGGGGGAGGCCATCGTGGGGATCATGGCCGTCCTGGCGCAGTTGCGCGTGGCCACGATCCGCGAGAACACGATGCGCGGCCTGGCTCACGCTCGCGCTCAGGGGCGCGTGGGCGGGCGCCCCACGGTGATGACGCCCGAGAAGGTCGCCCAGGCCCGCGCTATGCGCGAGGCCGGGGCGAGCCTGGCGAGCATCGCGCGAGTGTTGAGCGTGGGTCGCTCCTCGGTGACCCGAGCGCTGGAACGGGCCGCGTCCACGGATGGGGGTCTGGCGGCTGGCGCCGCAACAGAGTAG
- a CDS encoding zeta toxin family protein: MLAGPPGAGKSRVMGNDPSHDPSRWQRIDADEFKAALLHEALRDGSYARVLVPPEVRAAGEAGEPFYPMELASLVHEESSMLAASARREALAAGRNVVLDTVLSKPEAAQVLGRQLHAAGYTVEVVDVEVPQAVSEASIERRWREQYLEAQEASPVSEQHLGGRWVPSEYRRSVFAAPEDPDQRSLSQRSTELLAETCPAVVRYRRFEATAAHVPRELVEEKRRAEVGGELRSVPVAGQFRSASFPGRARGTSSRGEQPRRAPGPASDPGREL, translated from the coding sequence GTGCTTGCTGGCCCTCCTGGTGCGGGGAAGTCGCGGGTGATGGGCAACGATCCTTCGCATGATCCCTCGCGCTGGCAGCGGATCGACGCGGATGAGTTCAAGGCCGCCCTGCTGCACGAGGCGCTGCGGGATGGTTCCTATGCGCGTGTGCTGGTGCCGCCGGAGGTCCGTGCGGCAGGAGAGGCGGGTGAGCCGTTCTACCCGATGGAACTTGCTTCCCTGGTGCATGAAGAGTCCTCGATGTTGGCGGCCTCGGCCCGGCGTGAGGCCCTGGCGGCTGGTCGCAATGTGGTGCTGGATACGGTGCTGTCGAAACCGGAGGCGGCGCAGGTCTTGGGCCGGCAGTTGCACGCGGCGGGGTACACCGTTGAGGTGGTGGACGTCGAGGTGCCTCAGGCGGTCTCGGAAGCTTCGATCGAGCGCCGATGGCGTGAGCAGTACCTCGAGGCGCAGGAGGCCAGCCCTGTCAGTGAGCAGCACTTGGGTGGGCGGTGGGTGCCGAGTGAGTACCGGCGCAGCGTGTTCGCCGCGCCGGAGGATCCCGATCAGCGGTCTCTGTCTCAGCGCTCTACTGAGTTGCTGGCTGAGACCTGTCCTGCGGTGGTGCGTTACCGCCGGTTCGAGGCCACCGCTGCGCACGTTCCACGGGAGTTGGTGGAGGAGAAGCGCCGGGCGGAGGTTGGGGGAGAGTTGCGCAGCGTGCCGGTGGCCGGGCAGTTCCGCTCAGCCAGTTTTCCAGGCCGAGCACGTGGCACCTCCAGCCGTGGTGAGCAGCCTCGACGGGCGCCGGGGCCTGCGTCCGATCCTGGCCGCGAGCTCTAG